The genomic stretch TGGTTCATGATAAGTGCTTGGTGTTATATTAGATCACATTTTTGTATAACGACTGATTGTTCCTCAGAAATTGGAAATCATAAACAGTGACTATGAAAGGCTGCAAGATAACTATCAGTCGTTAATGAGTGAGCTGACGTCGTACGAGGACGACAACAACGAAATAGAAATTCAAATGGTATAAATAGTTTAATAATGATACCTTAGAAACAAGTAAACATCGACATGGATGAACTGAAAAGGGACAAAGAGACATTGAGCGCCACTGCCAATAACAGAACTGTTCAGGCTTCGAGAAgatttttatacaaatatgatGTAACACTTATATTTACGATAATCAGATATAACTtactcatatttatttatttattgccAGTAATTATAACTAATACAATTATCGTTGTAGCCTAATTCGGTTATGGAAGCCATTAGGAAGATGAAATCTAAGAACTTGTTTGTCCATGAGCCAATAGGGCCAGTAGGTATGTGAACTTAAAAACCACGTAGTGGTCTAGTGTACCCATTTAGTGACTAATGTGTCTGACTTTAGGTGAGTATCTGAAGGTGGTTCCTAAGGTGTCGTCCTGGAAAGTGTTGCCGATCATTGAAAGgcacctgaagaagttTCTTTTAACATGGCTCGTGTCAACGGAACAGGATAGAGTAGCGTTGCAGGTTTGAAATCCTCTTAAATATAGCAATAAATCGTGTAGAACATATTGATGGACCACGGGTGTGACATGAACAGCATTAAGATCACAAAAACGAATCTGTTCACTTGCAAGACCGATATTGTGAGGAGGACTCAGAGGGAGTTGAGCGGAAGCCCCTTTGACTCCGTGATGTTTAACTTTCTGTCTGTGAAGGACATTCCGGCCGTGCTGATGAGTATCCTCATTGACTCCTTTAACATCTCGAAGACTGGCATCTGCACTGATGAGAGGGAGATGGTGAGGGTGCTGAACGACGAGAAGTTGAAGGTGACTGCAGCGTACACGCTCAACAACCTGGACTTTGGGAAGAGGCTTAACGGCTCGCTCTTCATGACGCCCTCGTACGACAAGAACCCCTACAACTACAGGTTCGTTAGGTACTCGGATCAGGAGCAGCTCGACCTTATTTCTGAGTCGAAACAGAGACTCAGCGAGTGCAGAGCCAGggaggagaagctgaggaAGTACTCGCATGATTTAAATGCAAAGTTGTCAGCAAACAAAAAGAGGATAACTGCAGTTAAGTCAAAACTGAACTCGCTCAGGTCGAAAAAGACCGATTTGATAACAATTAGGACGAAAATAGAGTCCGACTTAAACAACCAGGTGGAAATAGAGAAGATGTTGCAAGATGTACGTCGCCATAGTCATTGACTTGTAACCCCTGCTGCGTGCAGTCACTAGCTAACCGTAGTCTTAATACTTATGAATTACTCTTCCAGGCTGATTCTTTCGACGACGTTGTGAGGTATAAACAGAATTATGCTGAGCAGTTAATCTCACTTAATGGGCAAATGAAGGGGCACGAGGATAAGCTCGATTCTGTtctgaaggagaagagcGTCCACGAGGCTACTTTGAGGGAGCAGAACGTGGTCCTCGATGCAATTTTGTCCGAAATTTCCGAAAAGAGGATGGTACGAACTGCCTAAAGGCTTTAAATGCGATTTTTAGAGCTCCAACAAGTTACTGTCCAGTATAAACTCCAGCAAGAACGAAATCAAGGCCGTGTTGAGGGACACCATGACCTACAACTCCACTCTCGCCGGCTACGCCAAGGACGCTGAGGATGCTCTCAACGAGGTCAACGTTAGTTTTCTGTCGACTCACACTCTGCAGAAGCACGAAAGGGACTTGCAGGATTCCGGAATTGACTTTTCCGGGCCCCTGCCTCCCAAAAGGTCCCAGGAATACTTGAAGATCGTCAACGCCAGTCGCGAGGTGCTGAGCTCCATCGTCGACTCTTCCCGCAATGTCGAGGCCCACCTTGAGGTGACTCTCCTCCCTTCTctgtttttaacatttcTGTGCAGAACCTAAAGCTCAAGCACCGTGAGGCTCAGGAGTCCTACAGCGACAAGCTTGCTAAGCTTGCTGAGACTCAGGGCAACTACTCCAGGCAGAAGGCCAACTACACCAGCAGGATTCGTCTTTTCGACGACTACCGTCTCAGGATGGAGAAGCTAGTTCGTTTGTTCCTCTTAATTTCACACTTTCCTTAGGCCAAGTTGGTTTTCAGGCAGACTCTTGATGCTGTTTGTGGCTACGACGGcagtttaattttcaacGACGTTAA from Theileria orientalis strain Shintoku DNA, chromosome 1, complete genome encodes the following:
- a CDS encoding uncharacterized protein (tRNA-binding arm domain containing protein), translated to MEEKINSEKKNLEDCKEELKIRKQVLEPDQKKLEALSNQIETFEEKLNEWKSAKESYKLAVYKESKEHYEACKNKCEKFKENNPSEKVKRLEETVASREEELGKLKKEIDVLLSNSLDQKDKIRNTSDSISACEDGIKELKSSMMSLESNISQVENDLKRLGTEKTSEADRKESEELKKKLEIINSDYERLQDNYQSLMSELTSYEDDNNEIEIQMKQVNIDMDELKRDKETLSATANNRTVQASRRFLYKYDPNSVMEAIRKMKSKNLFVHEPIGPVGEYLKVVPKVSSWKVLPIIERHLKKFLLTWLVSTEQDRVALQNILMDHGCDMNSIKITKTNLFTCKTDIVRRTQRELSGSPFDSVMFNFLSVKDIPAVLMSILIDSFNISKTGICTDEREMVRVLNDEKLKVTAAYTLNNLDFGKRLNGSLFMTPSYDKNPYNYRFVRYSDQEQLDLISESKQRLSECRAREEKLRKYSHDLNAKLSANKKRITAVKSKLNSLRSKKTDLITIRTKIESDLNNQVEIEKMLQDSLTCNPCCVQSLANRSLNTYELLFQADSFDDVVRYKQNYAEQLISLNGQMKGHEDKLDSVLKEKSVHEATLREQNVVLDAILSEISEKRMSSNKLLSSINSSKNEIKAVLRDTMTYNSTLAGYAKDAEDALNEVNVSFLSTHTLQKHERDLQDSGIDFSGPLPPKRSQEYLKIVNASREVLSSIVDSSRNVEAHLENLKLKHREAQESYSDKLAKLAETQGNYSRQKANYTSRIRLFDDYRLRMEKLAKLVFRQTLDAVCGYDGSLIFNDVKRLYYLHLLFFFRTLDIHILNKQQSYDRAHVARDLKLSFSPIHMFDEIDVYMDESTRIKNVNAIVQFASNNRDRQFFLLTPHMEFAKHVSESHPDIARLFNVSKSHNQAT